The proteins below come from a single Balaenoptera musculus isolate JJ_BM4_2016_0621 chromosome 1, mBalMus1.pri.v3, whole genome shotgun sequence genomic window:
- the GUCA2B gene encoding guanylate cyclase activator 2B codes for MARRAVSGLLLCGVAAVFLVLLQGAQSVYIQYKGFQVQLESVKKLNELEGQWVPSPGLQTQSPQPSVCHHPALPLDLQPICASGEADSIFQALRNIAADDCELCVNVACTGCS; via the exons ATGGCTCGCAGGGCGGTGTCAGGGCTGCTGCTGTGTGGGGTTGCTGCGGTTTTCCTGGTACTGCTGCAGGGCGCACAGTCAGTCTACATCCAG tacAAAGGCTTCCAGGTCCAACTGGAATCGGTGAAGAAGCTGAATGAATTGGAGGGGCAATGGGTGCCCAGCCCTGGCCTGCAAacccagagcccccagccctcCGTCTGCCACCACCCGGCCCTGCCACTGGACCTCCAGCCCATCTGTGCCTCCGGGGAAGCGGACAGCATTTTCCAGGCCTTGA GGAACATCGCTGCTGATGACTGTGAGCTGTGCGTGAATGTTGCCTGTACTGGCTGCAGCTAA
- the GUCA2A gene encoding guanylin isoform X1, producing MNTLLLSALCLLGAWAALAGEVTVKDGKFSFSLESVKKLKDLQQLQEPGRPRNTGGSLVPILCSSPSFPEELKPLCKEPNAQEILERLEAIAEDPSTCEICAYAACAGC from the exons ATGAACACCCTCCTGCTCTCTGCACTGTGCCTCCTTGGGGCCTGGGCCGCCCTAGCAGGGGAAGTCACCGTGAAG GATGGAAAGTTCTCCTTTTCTCTGGAGTCAGTGAAGAAGCTCAAGGACCTCCAGCAGCTCCAGGAGCCTGGGAGGCCTAGAAATACTGGTGGATCCCTCGTTCCCATCCTCTGCAGCTCCCCGAGTTTTCCCGAAGAACTCAAGCCTCTCTGCAAGGAGCCCAATGCCCAGGAGATCCTGGAGAGGCTCG AGGCCATTGCCGAGGATCCGAGCACGTGTGAGATCTGTGCCTACGCTGCCTGTGCTGGATGCTAG
- the GUCA2A gene encoding guanylin isoform X2 encodes MNTLLLSALCLLGAWAALAGEVTVKDGKFSFSLESVKKLKDLQQLQEPGRPRNTGGSLVPILCSSPSFPEELKPLCKEPNAQEILERLGRSPSSQLHLPRMEE; translated from the exons ATGAACACCCTCCTGCTCTCTGCACTGTGCCTCCTTGGGGCCTGGGCCGCCCTAGCAGGGGAAGTCACCGTGAAG GATGGAAAGTTCTCCTTTTCTCTGGAGTCAGTGAAGAAGCTCAAGGACCTCCAGCAGCTCCAGGAGCCTGGGAGGCCTAGAAATACTGGTGGATCCCTCGTTCCCATCCTCTGCAGCTCCCCGAGTTTTCCCGAAGAACTCAAGCCTCTCTGCAAGGAGCCCAATGCCCAGGAGATCCTGGAGAGGCTCG GCCGCTCTCCCTCCTCGCAGCTCCACCTACCCAGAATGGAGGAGTGA